A genomic window from Ischnura elegans chromosome 10, ioIscEleg1.1, whole genome shotgun sequence includes:
- the LOC124167224 gene encoding uncharacterized protein LOC124167224, producing MVITFSHIICSHISTTYHSVFVSKASRRRALLEGGLVDSELHSLSVFLAMARKGLSHEELLAALQDISGNESGSDCGLGEDSDSSSDEEPFLLTNHSIPSSESDSDVPDTRLEDSSAPPQQDLRKNTIEHEKRKLLEGSRGRAVRGSRGRRGIGAVRRATSLRGHLKSRGSRGGYVMTTALDTTDSQMCLPRGKESEGENGIGTILYAADGSEWRVVPPNEGLPGRLARQNVFVDRAGPTAHAKRFINETCSSAWRLIIDEKILRIIKNCTETEARMKLGDQNWSVTLEELDAFLGIFYLRGVLGAKSLPIKSLWSVKWGLPLCKAAMSRDRFQEILRFLRFDIKSTRPSRLATDKFALISEVWSNFIENSQACYIPGPYVTIDEQLFPTKARCPFLQFMSSKPDKYGQKFWLAVDKDKKYIINAFPYLGKDDSRPNDMRLGDHVVLQLISPYLGKGRNITCDSFFTSLYLAETLRSKNTSVVGTINRSRREIPSEIKTCRMQLHETRVLKKDNVTLTVYQGKKNKNVLIVSTMHPNVTVNLGSKHKPETVLFYNENKYGVDIVDQMARLYSVKPAARRWPLHTFSNILDLAGINAWILFREVNNCKISRRKFLLTLVEELTAANTLARQGPSQIEDDDNLCEASAKRKKCQVRLKCKKDAKGFLICKTCRKHVCNKYIFLERKVVTCVGCQSN from the exons ATGGTGATTACATTTTCTCACATCATTTGTTCTCATATTTCTACTACCTACCATTCAGTGTTTGTTTCAAAAGCCAGTCGAAGACGAGCACTGTTGGAAGGTGGACTTGTCGACAGCGAACTTCACTCGTTGTCCGTGTTCTTAGCTATGGCTCGGAAAGGATTATCCCACGAGGAGCTTCTCGCAGCCTTACAGGACATAAGTGGAAATGAATCGGGTTCTGATTGTGGTTTAGGGGAAGATAGTGATTCGAGTAGCGACGAAGAACCTTTTTTGCTGACAAACCATTCCATCCCATCTTCCGAATCGGATTCAGATGTCCCCGATACAAGGTTGGAAGACAGCAGTGCACCCCCTCAGCAAGATCTAAGGAAAAATACTATTGAGCatg agaaaaggaagcttttagaAGGAAGCAGGGGCCGTGCGGTTCGAGGAAGTAGGGGCCGCCGAGGGATCGGAGCTGTTCGGAGAGCAACGAGCCTACGAGGACATCTAAAAAGTCGTGGGAGTCGTGGAGGTTATGTCATGACGACAGCTTTAGATACCACGGATTCGCAAATGTGTCTCCCAAGAGGtaaagaatcggagggagaaaatGGCATAGGTACTATTCTATATGCCGCAGATGGTAGTGAGTGGAGAGTAGTGCCCCCAAATGAAGGTCTTCCTGGGAGGCTTGCGAGACAAAATGTGTTCGTGGATAGGGCAGGACCCACAGCGCATGCCAAGCGCTTTATAAATGAAACTTGCTCGAGCGCCTGGAGGCTGATTATAGACGAAAAAATTctcaggataataaaaaattgtaccgaAACAGAAGCTCGAATGAAGCTTGGAGATCAAAATTGGTCTGTGACATTAGAGGAGCTAGAtgcttttttaggaattttctatTTGAGAGGAGTCCTCGGGGCCAAATCTCTTCCCATAAAATCATTATGGTCAGTGAAGTGGGGTTTGCCCTTATGCAAAGCCGCAATGTCTAGAGaccgttttcaagaaattttgcgttttcttaGATTTGACATAAAATCAACAAGGCCAAGTAGACTGGCTACAGACAAATTTGCGCTTATATCCGAGGTGTggagcaatttcattgaaaatagtcagGCATGCTACATTCCAGGGCCCTACGTAACAATAGATGAACAACTTTTCCCCACAAAAGCCCGTtgtccatttttgcaatttatgtcaAGTAAGCCGGATAAGTACGGGCAAAAATTTTGGCTAGCTGTGGATAAGGATAAAAAGTATATCATAAATGCTTTTCCCTATCTAGGAAAAGATGATTCcaggccaaatgatatgcgtctcGGAGATCACGTGGTGCTACAGTTGATTTCCCCCTActtaggaaaaggaaggaatataacttgtgatagtttctttacttctctttacctcgcAGAGACTCTGAGGAGTAAGAACACTAGTGTAgttggaactatcaacagatctCGAAGGGAGATCCcttctgaaatcaaaacctgtcgcaTGCAGCTGCACGAAACTAGAGTTCTGAAAAAGGATAATGTCACACTCACCGTAtatcaaggcaagaaaaataaaaatgttcttatagTAAGTACTATGCACCCAaatgtgaccgttaatttaggttcTAAACATAAACCAgagacagttttattttataatgaaaacaaatacggcGTAGATATAGTAGACCAAATGGCGAGGCTTTATTCAGTAAAGCCTGCAGCTCGACGTTGGCCTCTTCACACTTTTAGCAACATTCTGGATCTCGCTGGGATAAATGCTTGGATTCTCTTTAGAGAGGTAAACAATTGTAAGATCTCTCGCCGTAAGTTCCTTCTTACTCTCGTAGAGGAGCTAACAGCTGCTAACACCCTCGCACGTCAGGGGCCATCGCAGATCGAGGACGATGATAATCTGTGTGAAGCAAGCGCGAAGCGCAAGAAATGTCAAGTgcgtttgaaatgtaaaaaggatGCTAAGGGATTCCTAATTTGTAAAACTTGTAGGAAACATGTgtgcaacaaatatatttttttagagcgAAAGGTTGTTACATGTGTgggctgtcaaagtaattga